The window GCCTTGTGCGGCCAGCACAGCACCGCGCCGCAACTGCCCGAACGCAGGCATTGCTCCGCGGCCCACAGCGCATCGCGCTCGCTGGCCTGGATGATCGACAACTGCCGCAGATCAACCCCCGCGTTCTGCCAGGCCTGGGGGTACGGCACGTAAGGCGGCGCCACCAGCACGATGCGCTCGCCCGCCGCCGACAGCCGCGCCAGCGCCGGCCACACCAATTGCAATTCGCCCACGCCCTGCCCGCTCAGCAGGATTTCCGTCAGCGCCGCCTCCGGCCAGCCACCGGTGGGCAGCGCCGCATCCAGCGTGGCATGCCCGGTGGGTTGCGGGCTGACGGCCGGCGGCGCAGGCCGGCCCTTCCAGACCTGGCCGCCATTGAACAGCGTATCCAACGCAACGACGGCGCCCATCAGCCTTGCCTCACCAGACCGCAGAACACCCCTTCGATAGCGAGGTCCCGGTCGGCTTCGACGATGATCGGCTGATAAGCCGGGTTGCGCGGCAACAGGCGAACCGTGTCACCGACCCGCTCGAAGCGCTTGATGGTGACTTCGCCGTCGAGGCGCGCCACGACGATCTGGCCGTTGACCGCCTCGGGGCTGCGATGCACGCCCACCAGATCGCCATCGAGAATGCCGTCCTCGATCATCGAGTCGCCGCGCACCCGCAACATGTAGTCCGGCACCCGCGAGAAAATCGACGGATCAAGCAGCAAGCGGCTATGGATTTCGGCATCGGCACCGATCGGCGCACCGGCCGCCACCCGGCCGAGTACCGGGATGTCCAGCAGTTCGGGGCGCGGCGGTTGCCCGAGCAGGCGAATGCCCCGGGCCTGATGCGGGTTGACCTCGATAAACCCGGCGTCGGTGAGCGCCAGCACATGCTTGCGCGCCACACTGCGGGAGGCGAAGCCGAACGCCTCGCTGATTTCAGCGAGGCTCGGGGACTGACCGTGCTCCGCGATGCGCTCGCGGATGAAGGTCAGGATGGCGGTACGGCGGGGAGTAAGAGTCGTCATGGAGTACATTTGTACTCTTTTGGCATTTTCCTGGCAAGGACCGCCAGTCAGCTCAACCCACGTGACGCCAAAAACCCTGCAATGTAATCGATGAACGCCAACACCTTGGCCGTGGCCCGTCGATGGCTCGGGTACACCGCCAGAATGTACGGGCCGAAGCTGTCCGGATCGATGTCGTAGTCGGCCATGACCCGCACCAGTCGCCCATCGGCAATGTACGGCGCGGCGCTCCACAGCGGCGTGTGCAGCAAGCCGCGCCCGGCCAGGGCATTGGCCAGCAACAAGTCGTAATTGTCGCTGCGCAGGCGCGGTGCCTGAGGTTGCGGCAGGCTCAGGCGCTGCCCGTCACGCTCGGCCCACCAGAATTCGCGACTCAGCAACGGATGGCGATACAGCAACCACTCGTGGTCATCGACGGTCTGCGGGGTGACCGGCAGCCCCTTGCGCGCCAGGTACTCCGGGCTGCCGCACAGTGCCAGGCGATTGCTGCCGACCACGCGGGCGATCAGCCCCGGCAAATCGTCGTGGCCTTCACGCAAGGCCAGGTCGTAGCCGCTTTCCAGCAGATTGACGAACTCGTCGCACAAGTCCACTTGCAGGTTGATCTGCGGATACTGCTCAAGAAAACCGCCACAGACCTGATCGAGAAAAGCCTGCCCATAGGCCAGCGGCGCGGTGATTTTCAGGCTGCCGCGCAAACCATGCTGCAACTGCTCGATTTCCTCGCCGGCCTCGTCCAGCCGCTGCAATACCTGGCGCGCGGTTTCCAGATAAAGCCGCCCGGATTCCGTCAGCAATATCCGCCGGGTGCTGCGCTCGAACAAACGCGCACCGAGTTCCGCTTCCAGGTGATTGACCGCTTTGGTCAGCGCCGACGGAGTCTTGCCCAATTGCTCGGCGGCGCGACTGAAACTGCCCAGTTGCGCCGTGACCACGAACATTTTCAATGCACCCAGCTTGTCCATACTTTTTCCATTCAGGCAAAAATGTTTTTCGTGAGCGAGGCGTTCTACCGAGCACGGCAAGCCACTAATCTGGCCATCAGACGCAATAACAAGGAAACATTCAATGAAAAGATTCATCCCGAATCTCTTGGTGGCCGCAGTGAGTTTTGCCTCGTTGGAAGCCATGGCGGCGACTGATCTGGTGTTGTTAAACGGCAAGATCTTCACCGCCGACCGCAGCCAGCCCAAGGTTCAGGCACTGGCGGTGCAGGACGGCAAAGTGCTGCAAGTGGGCAGCGATGCGCAGATCAAAGCCTTGATCGAATCGGGAACCAAGGTCATCGATCTGCAGGGCAAGACCTTGATGCCCGGCCTGATCGACAGCCACTCCCACGCGATTTTCGGTGGCCTGGAAATGGTCTCGGCCAACATGGCCGATGAAGTGGTCGAGCTCGACGAACTGGAAAAACGCCTGCGCACCTGGCGCGATGACGGCACGGCGAAGCACGGTGACGTGCTCAGCATCGCCGGCATGAGTTCGGTGTATTGGGCTCAGGCCGAAGCGTTGGGCAAGAAATTCAACAGCGGCGAATGGGCCAGTGTGCCCGTAGTCTTTATCGGCAGTGACCACCACACAGCCTGGGCCAACGACGTGATGCTCAAGCGCGCGGGTGTCGATGCTGCGCTGATCAAGTCGTTGCCGAAGGCTGAAGACGGCACCATTGGCAAGCTCAAGAACGGCGCGCCCAATGGCTTTCTGGTAGACGCCGGTTGGGACCGGGTCGCCTCGAAAATGCCGGCGCCGAGCGCCGCCGACATGCTCAAGGCTGCGCAAACCGCCGTGAGCTACAACAACAGCGTCGGCATTACCGCGTGGATGGACCCCGCTGCCAACGCTGCGCCGGGCGAACCGGTGTTCGCCCTCAAGCCCACGGAAAAAACCGTCGGCGTGTTGCCGGTGTACAAGGCGCTGGCCGAAAGCGGCGGCATGACTGCCCACGTCGCGGCGCTGCTGGTGGCCAACTCGAAAAGCGTACCCGCCGACCTCGACACACTGGACAAGGTTCGCCAACAATTTCAGGGCATCCCCAACCTGACGCTGCCCGGCATCAAGATTTTCGCCGACGGCGTGATCGAGTACCCGGCGCAAAGCGCGGCGATGATCGATCCCTACAGCAACTCGCACAAACAGGGCGAGTTGCTGATCGATCCCAAGCACTTTGGCGAGTTGGTCAGCGCCATCGATCAACGGGGTTGGCTGGTGCACATCCACGCCATCGGCGACCGAGCGGTACGTGAATCGCTTAACGGTATCGCACAGGCACGCAAAGACCGGCAGAGCGGCGTGACCCACTCCGTCACGCACCTGCAAATGGTCAACCCGAAAGAGTTCGCCCGGTTCAAACCGCTCGACGTCATCGCCTCGATGCAACTGCTCTGGGCCAGCGCCGACGACTACACCACGGACATGATCAAGCCTTACGTCAGTGCCCTGGCGTTCCGTTACCAGTACCCGGCGCACTCGTTGCTCAAACAGGGCGCGACCATCGCCGGCGCCAGCGACTGGCCGGTGTCGTCGCCGAATCCGTTCAACGCCATGGCCCAGGCCATGACGCGGGTCGGCCCTTTGGGTGTGCTCAACGCCGATGAACGCATCGACCGCGAAACCATGTTCTACGCCTACACACTCAACGCTGCGCGCACCATCGGCCTGGACAAGACCATCGGCTCGTTGAGCGCCGGTAAACAGGCCGACTTTATCGTTCTCGACCGCGACGTGTTCAGCGTCGACGAGAAAGCCCTGCACGACACCCAAGTGCTGCAAACCTGGTTCGCCGGTCGTCAGGTCTACGCCCCAACCCTCTAATAAAAAACCGCAACCACCCCGCTGCCCGACCTCGTGTTTTTCGACATGAGGTCCGGCGCAGCCTTGTCTCAAATCTGCCCATAACAATCACAATAGCGGGACGTAACCCATGAAAGCCTTCACCCTGATCGCCCTCGGTTCCTTGACTTTGCTGCCCTTGAGCAGCCAGGCCATCACCTTGAACGATGATTTCTCACTGTTGCTGGATGCAACCCTGGCCAGCGACTACCGCACTCGCGGCATCTCGCAGACCCAGAACGATCCGACCATTCAATTCGGCATGACCCTGGCCCACAGCAGTGGCCTGTACCTGGGCGCGTGGACATCCAACGTCGACTTTGGCGGCGGCCTGAAAACCCGCCAGGAAGTCGATTACTACGCCGGTTGGCTGTGGCAGGCCACCGATGACGTCAGCCTGGATCTTGGCTATCTCAAGTATTCGTATCCGAAGGAGAGTCAGTTCAATCAAAGCGAGGCCTACGGCATTCTCAGCGTCTACGGTGTGAAGCTGGCGGCCTATTACTCCGCCGATGCGCCGGGCATCGACAGCGAGCAGAACTCGCTCTACAGCTATGTCGGTTATGAAACCGAGCTGCCTTATGGCGTGGGTCTGAAGCTGCGTTACGGCGACATGGATTTCAAGGACCCGCACCTGTACTCACGCTCGGGTGAGGCCGAAGACTCGTACCGTGAATGGGAGGTCAAACTGACTCACGAGTTGGCCGGGGTGATGCTCGGACTGAGTTACATCGATACCGATTTGTCGAAGAGCCAGTGCGCCAGTAACTGGGGCTTCGATGATGTGTGCAGCGCGACAGTAGTGGCGAGTGTCAGCAAATCCTTCTGATCTCCATGGATCCCCATGTGGGAGCGGGCTTGCTCGCGAAAGCGGTGGATCAGTCGATATCAAGATTGAATGTTCGACCGCATTCGCGAGCAAGCCCGCTCCCACATTAGTTCTCTGTGGCTTCAGAGTTGAGTTGCGCCAGATAATCCCACGGATAAATCCCGCGTTCATGCCCGTCGCTGAACACCAGCTGCAAACCATATCCCTGCGGATTCAGTTCGACCACGCACACACGCTCATCGACCAGCGGCGTCATCCCGCGCAAACGAAACGCCCGGCATTGCGAACACGGACACAGCCGACGCAGTTCGGCGTGGCCGAGCAGTTGTTCACGACCATCCGGCCAGCCCAATCGCAACTGCTGTTTGCTGCGGGAATTGCCAATCGCCACGGGGTTCATTGCAGCTGACTCAAGGCGATGCGTACGGCTTTGCGCACTTCCGGGTCGCCGTCGTCCTGTGCGGCCTGCAACGGTGCGATGGCGCCGCGATCGTTCAATTCGCCAAGGGCCAGCGCGGCTTCCTTGCGCAGGTTGCTGATGCGATGGCCGAGGGCTTCGATCAGCGGATCGAGGGCCGGGGCGTAGCGCAAGCGGCCGAGACTGCGGGTGGCGCGCAGGCGCACTTGCCAGTAATCGTCGGTCAAGGCTTCGACCAGCGCCGAACCCGCATCAACGTGCCCGACCTTGCCCAGCGTGGTGGCGGCTTCCTCGCGCACTTGCCAGGCTTCGTCCCGCAGCGCCTGACGCAGCGCCGGCAAGACTTGTTCGTCGGAGGCAAGACCCAATGCCCCGGTGGCGGCGCGGCGAACTTCGACGTCCGTATCGGCGCTGGCCAGTCGCGCCAGTGCCGGCAAGGCATCGAGTTGTTTGAGCCAGCCCAGCACACCGACCGCTTCACGCCGGACGCTGGCGTCCTTGTCGTCCAACGCGAGCAACGCCGCTGGCGCCGCCTCGGCAAAGCGCAACTCTCGCAAAGCCCTGAACGCCGCGATACGCACGCCGATGTCGGCATGCCCGGTCCACGGCAGAATCACCTTCCCCGCCGCTTCACTCTTGAGCAGGCTGAGGCTTTGCGCAGCGGCAGCTTGCACCGCATCCGATGGATCGGTGAGTGCCTGGCACAGCGCCTCGACCACCGGCGCGTCCTCCCAGGCTTCGAGCAACCGCGCGGCTTCGGCGCGGACTTCCGGAGCCGGGTCTTCGGCCAATCGATTGACCAGCCACAGCAGGCCGTCCGGCTCTTCCAGGTCAGCCAGCTCGATCAGCGCAATGCGGCGCACGCCCGAATCGTCATCGGTCAGGCGCGGTTGCAGGGCGAGAATGTCTTCGTTATCGGTTACATCGAATAGTGAGGTCATAGGGCAAATCGCGGCAGTTTGTTTTCTGGGGGAAGTCCGAGAGGGTTCAGGCGAGGCAGCTGCCGACCGTCTTCGTGACGCAACAGTTCGAGGCAGTGACGCTTCAAACGGGAGAACTCATGGCTCGTCACCAGTTCAGTGGTGCGTGGCCGGGGGAAATCCAGGCGCAGGTCTTCGATGATCCGGCCGGGACGCGAACTCATGACCAGCAGGCGATCGGCGAGAAACAGCGCCTCGTCGATGTCATGGGTGACAAACACCACGGTGGTGCGAATGCGCGTCCAGATGTCCAGCAACAGTTCCTGCATGTTCAACCGGGTCAAGGCATCGAGCGCGCCAAAGGGTTCGTCCATCAGCAACAGCCGTGGACGATTGACCAGCACCCGGGCGATTTCCACCCGTTGCTGCATGCCGCCGGAGAGTTGATCCGGCCAGCGCTCGGCAAAACCTTCGAGGCCGACCAGGGCGAGGATTTCGTCGGCGGCCCGGTGCCGCTCAGCCTTGCCGACGCCGCGCATTTTCAGGCCGAAGGCGACGTTGTCGCGCACCGTGCGCCAGGGAAACAATGTGTGCTGCTGGAACACCATGCCACGCTGCGGCGACGGACCGGACACCGCCGAGCCATCGACGTTGAGGCTGCCGGTACGCGGTTGCAGATGGCCGGCCAGGGCACCGAGCAACGTGGATTTACCGCAACCGGACGGCCCGAGAATGCACACGAACTGCCCCGGTTCGATCTGGCAGTCGAGGCCCTGCACGGCTTCGAAGGCCGCATTGCCCTCGCCCAGGCTGATCGACAGACCGCGAATATCGATACGCCCTTCCGGGTGTTGAAATACGCTCATCAGGCTTTTCCTCGTGGTCGATGCCAAGGCGTGAACAACCCGCCGAGGCGTTTGATCAGCAGACTGCTGCCCATCCCGAGTACGCCGATCAGCAACATGCCGACCACGATGTCGGGGTAGTTCTGAATGGTGTAGGACTCCCAGGTGTAATAGCCGATGCCGTATTGGCCGGAGATCATCTCGGCGGTCACCAGGCAGAACCACGAGGTGCCCATGCCGATGGCGAGGCCGGTGATGATGCTCGGTGCGGCGCCTGGCAGAATCACTTCCAGCAACATCGCCCGGCGCCCTGCTCCGAGGCTTTTTGCCGAAGCGATCAACCTCGGGTCGACACCTTCCACACCGTGTACGGTGTTGAGCAGGATCGGAAACAAGGCGCCGGTAAAGGTGATGAACACCATCGACAGTTCCGACGACGGGAACATCAGAATCGCCAGTGGAATCCACGCCACGGCCGGAATCGGCCGCAGCACTTCCAGCGGCGGCAGCAACAGATCCTCGGCCCATTTCGAGCGGCCGATCGCCAGGCCCAACGCGACGCCGATGATCAGCGCCGCGAGGTAACCGGCGAACACCCGGCTCAGGCTGCTGCTCAGGTGCCGGGCGAGTTTGCCTGAATCGCCAAGGCCGAATGCGGCTTCGATCACCGACAGCGGCGTGGGCACGTTGGCGAAGGTAACGAGGCCGAGGTTCCAGTGGTGGCTGGCGGCGAGTTGCCAGAATACGAGGCAGAACAGCAAGGATGCGGCTCTTGGAATCCAGCGTGAATATGATCGGTACACAATTTTTCCTCTCTACCGAGATCCTGTGGGAGCGGGCTTGCTCGCGAAAGCGGTGTGTCAGTCAACAAGGATTTTGAATGTTGGACCGCATTCGCGAGCAAGCCCGCTCCCACATTTGACCGGGGTGTTCCGGGGGTTAGCGCACCGCCACAGCCTGCGCAGTGGCATCCGTGAAATCGAACACCTTGCCGCCCTGTGCCGAGGCAAATTGCTGGGCCTGGCCCTTGAGCAGGAATGCGCTCAGGCGTCCCTTGGCATCACTGGCAAACCACGCCTGATCGGCCAGCAGCTTGATCCCGCTGTCGCTGGCCTGGGTGTACACCGCGCGGATGTTCTTGCCTTCCTGTTTCAGCACGGTCAGCGCAGCAAACGCCGATTCCGCCGAGGCGTATTGACGGACTTTCGGCTCGCCGCGCACCCAGATTTCGGCCACATGGCTGAAATCAGTGATGGCCTTGCCGCTGGATGCATCCACGGCTTTGAGCGGCGTCTGGGCGTAGTTCGCCAGTTGCGCGGTGTAATCGAGGTTCGACGCCTTGAAGGCAGCACGGATGTACTGATCGTCGATGAAGGTATTCAGATCGAGACCTCGATCGGCCTTCTTCAATAGCTTGAGGGTGTCGATGGCAGTGCCGACAGCCTGGCGGTATTCCGGTTTCCAGCTCAGGTCGCGGGTCTGCACGCCAAGCGGGCCGTGGAACAGGTAGTTGACCTCGGCATCGACGCCGGTGACTTTGGCGATCAGTTCGCTGTACTTCTCAGGCTCGGCGGCGAGCAGTTGATTGGCTTCGATGCTGGCACGCAGATAAGCGACAACAATCTCCGGGTACTTTTTCGCGTAGGACTGATCGACCAACGCTCCGTGGAAGGTCGGCGCGCCGGCCTGGGAGCCGTCGTAGATCTTGCGTGCGAAGCCCCGGCTCGGGAACAGCTCGGCGAACGGCACGAAGTCGGCGTGGGCATCGATCTTGCCCGCCTGCAACGCAGAACCGGCGACTTCCGGCGGCTGGGCGATGATGTTCACATCCTTGAGCGGGTCCCAGCCTTGAGCCGCCACGGCACGCAGCAACATACCGTGGGCGGTGGAAGCGAACGGTACGGAAATGGTCTTGCCCTTGAGCTCGGCCAGCGACTGCACGCCCGATGCGCTCGGCACCACGATGCCGTTGCCACTGCCCTTGGTGCTGCCCGACAACACGCTGATAAACAGGCTGTGCTTGCCCGCTGTTTCAAACGCCACGCCGTTGAATGAACCCGGGAAATCGGCCATGGCGCCGAAGTCGAGTTTGCCGGCGACCATCTCATTGGTCAGCGGCGCGCCACTGGTGAAGTTCTTCCACTCCACCTCGTACTTGGCGTCTTTGTATTGGCCGTCGTGGGGCAAGTATTTGTCCAGCAGACCGAGCTCGCGAATCAACAGACCGCCGGCGGCACAGTTGATCGTGGTGTCCTGGGTGCCGATGGCAATGCGGATAGTTTCGGCCGAGGCCGACAAGGTGAATGAAGCCAGTACCAGACCGGCCAAAGCTGCACGCAACATCATGAGTGTTTCCCCTCGAATCATTTATAGGATGTTCGTCTCCGCCACGATCAGGGCGTGGTGGGAAACGAGGGGTGTTTTGAAGCAAGCGTCCGGGGGTGGCCGGATGGCGTTTTTGTGAGGCTGCTCTCGATCCCCTGTGGGAGCGGGCTTGCTCGCGAATGCGTCCGTTCAGTCAATGGAGATGCCAGTTGTGCCGGCCTCTTCGCGAGCAAGCCCGCTCCCACATTGATTGTGTTTCAGCGCAGTAAATACGGGATTTCGACCTTCACCGCCCCGGTCGGGCAGTCCTTTTCACAGGGCATGCAGTACCAGCATTCGTCGAAGGCCATGTAGGCCTTTTGCGTGGCCGGGTTGATCGCCAGCAGGTCCATCGGGCAGACGTCGACGCACACGGTGCAGCCCTTGTGGGCGATGCATTTGTCCTCGTCGACCGTGACGGGGGCGTTGGAACGGAAGAAGATTTCCTGAGGTTGGTAGGCCATTTCACGGTTTCTCTCTAGTGTCTTGCTCAAGCCGCATCGGCACCGACCCGCAACCGGTCGTAAGCCTGCATTTCGTCCACGTCGAGCGGGATGATGTAAGGCTCGACGGCTTTCTTGAAACTGGTCATCAGGCCGTTTTCGCCCTTCTTCAGGTGGCAATGGCAGAACCAGTCGCTGTCGTTGCGCTGCGGGTGATCGACCCGATAGTGGTAAAGCCCCCAGCGACTTTCGGCACGGAACAGCGAGGCCCTGGCGGCCATTTCGGCGCAGTCGCGGATCATGCTGACTTCCATGGCGCGCATCAGTTCGTGGGCGTTGTGGGCCTTCATCTGATCGAGGTCGCGCTGGATGTCGCTGAAACGTTGCAGGCCGATCTGCATCTTCTTGGTCACTTTCGGCGGTTGCAGGTAGTCGTTGACGAAGCGCCGCAGCTTGTATTCGACCTGAGCCGGTGGCAGTCCGTGTTCACGATCCAGCGGTGCG of the Pseudomonas sp. MAG733B genome contains:
- the imuA gene encoding translesion DNA synthesis-associated protein ImuA, whose amino-acid sequence is MGAVVALDTLFNGGQVWKGRPAPPAVSPQPTGHATLDAALPTGGWPEAALTEILLSGQGVGELQLVWPALARLSAAGERIVLVAPPYVPYPQAWQNAGVDLRQLSIIQASERDALWAAEQCLRSGSCGAVLCWPHKADDRALRRLQVAAETGQTLAFAYRSLSEAINPSPAALRIAIDAKPAQLRVLKCRGGLARSAPIAFAVGH
- the lexA gene encoding transcriptional repressor LexA is translated as MYSMTTLTPRRTAILTFIRERIAEHGQSPSLAEISEAFGFASRSVARKHVLALTDAGFIEVNPHQARGIRLLGQPPRPELLDIPVLGRVAAGAPIGADAEIHSRLLLDPSIFSRVPDYMLRVRGDSMIEDGILDGDLVGVHRSPEAVNGQIVVARLDGEVTIKRFERVGDTVRLLPRNPAYQPIIVEADRDLAIEGVFCGLVRQG
- a CDS encoding LysR family transcriptional regulator, producing MDKLGALKMFVVTAQLGSFSRAAEQLGKTPSALTKAVNHLEAELGARLFERSTRRILLTESGRLYLETARQVLQRLDEAGEEIEQLQHGLRGSLKITAPLAYGQAFLDQVCGGFLEQYPQINLQVDLCDEFVNLLESGYDLALREGHDDLPGLIARVVGSNRLALCGSPEYLARKGLPVTPQTVDDHEWLLYRHPLLSREFWWAERDGQRLSLPQPQAPRLRSDNYDLLLANALAGRGLLHTPLWSAAPYIADGRLVRVMADYDIDPDSFGPYILAVYPSHRRATAKVLAFIDYIAGFLASRGLS
- a CDS encoding amidohydrolase, producing the protein MKRFIPNLLVAAVSFASLEAMAATDLVLLNGKIFTADRSQPKVQALAVQDGKVLQVGSDAQIKALIESGTKVIDLQGKTLMPGLIDSHSHAIFGGLEMVSANMADEVVELDELEKRLRTWRDDGTAKHGDVLSIAGMSSVYWAQAEALGKKFNSGEWASVPVVFIGSDHHTAWANDVMLKRAGVDAALIKSLPKAEDGTIGKLKNGAPNGFLVDAGWDRVASKMPAPSAADMLKAAQTAVSYNNSVGITAWMDPAANAAPGEPVFALKPTEKTVGVLPVYKALAESGGMTAHVAALLVANSKSVPADLDTLDKVRQQFQGIPNLTLPGIKIFADGVIEYPAQSAAMIDPYSNSHKQGELLIDPKHFGELVSAIDQRGWLVHIHAIGDRAVRESLNGIAQARKDRQSGVTHSVTHLQMVNPKEFARFKPLDVIASMQLLWASADDYTTDMIKPYVSALAFRYQYPAHSLLKQGATIAGASDWPVSSPNPFNAMAQAMTRVGPLGVLNADERIDRETMFYAYTLNAARTIGLDKTIGSLSAGKQADFIVLDRDVFSVDEKALHDTQVLQTWFAGRQVYAPTL
- a CDS encoding TorF family putative porin, with amino-acid sequence MKAFTLIALGSLTLLPLSSQAITLNDDFSLLLDATLASDYRTRGISQTQNDPTIQFGMTLAHSSGLYLGAWTSNVDFGGGLKTRQEVDYYAGWLWQATDDVSLDLGYLKYSYPKESQFNQSEAYGILSVYGVKLAAYYSADAPGIDSEQNSLYSYVGYETELPYGVGLKLRYGDMDFKDPHLYSRSGEAEDSYREWEVKLTHELAGVMLGLSYIDTDLSKSQCASNWGFDDVCSATVVASVSKSF
- a CDS encoding DUF971 domain-containing protein: MNPVAIGNSRSKQQLRLGWPDGREQLLGHAELRRLCPCSQCRAFRLRGMTPLVDERVCVVELNPQGYGLQLVFSDGHERGIYPWDYLAQLNSEATEN
- a CDS encoding HEAT repeat domain-containing protein, whose translation is MTSLFDVTDNEDILALQPRLTDDDSGVRRIALIELADLEEPDGLLWLVNRLAEDPAPEVRAEAARLLEAWEDAPVVEALCQALTDPSDAVQAAAAQSLSLLKSEAAGKVILPWTGHADIGVRIAAFRALRELRFAEAAPAALLALDDKDASVRREAVGVLGWLKQLDALPALARLASADTDVEVRRAATGALGLASDEQVLPALRQALRDEAWQVREEAATTLGKVGHVDAGSALVEALTDDYWQVRLRATRSLGRLRYAPALDPLIEALGHRISNLRKEAALALGELNDRGAIAPLQAAQDDGDPEVRKAVRIALSQLQ
- a CDS encoding ABC transporter ATP-binding protein translates to MSVFQHPEGRIDIRGLSISLGEGNAAFEAVQGLDCQIEPGQFVCILGPSGCGKSTLLGALAGHLQPRTGSLNVDGSAVSGPSPQRGMVFQQHTLFPWRTVRDNVAFGLKMRGVGKAERHRAADEILALVGLEGFAERWPDQLSGGMQQRVEIARVLVNRPRLLLMDEPFGALDALTRLNMQELLLDIWTRIRTTVVFVTHDIDEALFLADRLLVMSSRPGRIIEDLRLDFPRPRTTELVTSHEFSRLKRHCLELLRHEDGRQLPRLNPLGLPPENKLPRFAL
- a CDS encoding ABC transporter permease, whose product is MYRSYSRWIPRAASLLFCLVFWQLAASHHWNLGLVTFANVPTPLSVIEAAFGLGDSGKLARHLSSSLSRVFAGYLAALIIGVALGLAIGRSKWAEDLLLPPLEVLRPIPAVAWIPLAILMFPSSELSMVFITFTGALFPILLNTVHGVEGVDPRLIASAKSLGAGRRAMLLEVILPGAAPSIITGLAIGMGTSWFCLVTAEMISGQYGIGYYTWESYTIQNYPDIVVGMLLIGVLGMGSSLLIKRLGGLFTPWHRPRGKA
- a CDS encoding ABC transporter substrate-binding protein, with translation MMLRAALAGLVLASFTLSASAETIRIAIGTQDTTINCAAGGLLIRELGLLDKYLPHDGQYKDAKYEVEWKNFTSGAPLTNEMVAGKLDFGAMADFPGSFNGVAFETAGKHSLFISVLSGSTKGSGNGIVVPSASGVQSLAELKGKTISVPFASTAHGMLLRAVAAQGWDPLKDVNIIAQPPEVAGSALQAGKIDAHADFVPFAELFPSRGFARKIYDGSQAGAPTFHGALVDQSYAKKYPEIVVAYLRASIEANQLLAAEPEKYSELIAKVTGVDAEVNYLFHGPLGVQTRDLSWKPEYRQAVGTAIDTLKLLKKADRGLDLNTFIDDQYIRAAFKASNLDYTAQLANYAQTPLKAVDASSGKAITDFSHVAEIWVRGEPKVRQYASAESAFAALTVLKQEGKNIRAVYTQASDSGIKLLADQAWFASDAKGRLSAFLLKGQAQQFASAQGGKVFDFTDATAQAVAVR
- a CDS encoding ferredoxin family protein gives rise to the protein MAYQPQEIFFRSNAPVTVDEDKCIAHKGCTVCVDVCPMDLLAINPATQKAYMAFDECWYCMPCEKDCPTGAVKVEIPYLLR